In Oceanidesulfovibrio indonesiensis, a single window of DNA contains:
- the trsS gene encoding radical SAM (seleno)protein TrsS, with product MHATTHSATREKSLSKKAAPLVLSRTRSLCPQCLRSVEAGRIRDGDDVYLVKECPEHGEFRTIIWRGNPAMETWARPKTPSTPSEPFTVRERGCPFDCGLCPEHAQHTCSALVEVTSRCNLGCPVCFASAEGQSNDPDHATIGVWLDGVMRASGDCVIQLSGGEPTVRDDLPEIVVLARNRGFSFIQLNTNGLRLAQDDAFFAALAEAGVNALYLQFDGVSDAVYEAIRGRPLLDIKKRVVERAARYGVGVVLVSTVVPGVNDGDLGALLRYGAQAGPIVRGVHFQPVSYFGRYPHPPADADRITLPEIMRSLEAQTNGLVSAGDFTPPGCEHALCSFHATYLRQDDGRLRLRGDSGECCLPKNKAIPTAEQGAIAAKTFTTRQWSAPSCGCGSGENAGAPLGEMDAFLEHVRRNSFTVSAMAFQDAWTIDLERVQGCCIHCVAPDGRLVPFCAYNLTTAAGRSLHRDAGARP from the coding sequence ATGCATGCAACAACGCACTCAGCCACTCGGGAAAAAAGCCTTTCTAAGAAGGCTGCGCCTCTGGTCCTTTCCCGGACGCGCAGCCTCTGCCCGCAATGTCTCCGCTCCGTGGAGGCCGGTCGCATCCGCGATGGTGACGACGTCTATCTGGTCAAGGAGTGCCCCGAGCACGGCGAGTTTCGAACCATAATCTGGCGCGGAAATCCGGCCATGGAAACGTGGGCGCGCCCCAAGACGCCCTCCACACCAAGCGAGCCCTTCACTGTGCGCGAACGCGGCTGCCCTTTCGACTGCGGCCTCTGCCCAGAGCACGCGCAACATACATGCAGCGCACTTGTGGAGGTTACCAGCCGCTGCAATCTCGGCTGTCCGGTCTGCTTCGCCAGCGCTGAGGGACAATCCAACGATCCCGACCACGCAACCATCGGCGTTTGGCTCGATGGCGTGATGCGCGCCTCCGGCGACTGCGTCATCCAGCTCTCGGGCGGCGAACCCACCGTACGTGATGATCTTCCAGAGATCGTGGTCCTGGCCAGGAACAGAGGGTTCTCTTTCATCCAGCTCAACACCAATGGTCTGCGCCTGGCTCAGGACGACGCGTTCTTCGCCGCCCTGGCCGAGGCCGGGGTGAATGCGCTTTATCTCCAGTTCGACGGCGTGAGCGATGCCGTGTACGAGGCCATCCGCGGCCGTCCGCTCCTGGATATCAAGAAGCGCGTTGTGGAGCGCGCTGCCCGGTACGGCGTCGGCGTGGTGCTTGTGTCCACGGTTGTGCCGGGAGTAAACGACGGCGATCTGGGCGCCTTGTTGCGCTATGGCGCTCAGGCCGGCCCGATAGTTCGCGGGGTGCACTTCCAGCCCGTCAGCTATTTCGGCCGCTATCCGCACCCGCCCGCAGACGCCGATCGCATCACCCTGCCGGAAATCATGCGAAGCCTGGAGGCGCAAACGAACGGATTGGTCAGCGCCGGTGACTTCACACCGCCCGGCTGCGAGCACGCCCTCTGCTCTTTCCACGCCACGTACCTGCGCCAGGATGACGGCCGCCTGCGTTTGCGCGGAGACTCAGGCGAATGCTGTTTACCCAAGAACAAAGCGATCCCCACGGCGGAACAAGGCGCCATCGCCGCCAAGACTTTCACAACGCGGCAGTGGTCCGCGCCTTCCTGCGGTTGCGGCTCCGGAGAGAATGCCGGTGCTCCATTGGGCGAAATGGACGCCTTCCTGGAACACGTCCGCCGCAACTCGTTCACCGTCTCTGCCATGGCCTTCCAGGACGCCTGGACCATCGACCTCGAACGCGTGCAGGGCTGCTGCATCCATTGCGTTGCCCCGGACGGGCGGCTCGTGCCCTTTTGCGCGTACAACCTCACCACGGCTGCAGGACGCTCCCTGCACCGCGACGCCGGAGCCAGACCATGA
- a CDS encoding DVU_1553 family AMP-dependent CoA ligase: MIPRTPLDSWIASQTHRSDRLDPDLLRNYQLRALNETIAWAVGKSPFYRERLDTFSESGLGSLDDLSGLPIMDARDLGTQSLRILCISQGDVERVVTLRTSGSTAEPKRVFFTAEDIEHTKNFFAVGMSQMVAPGDTLLVLMPGAAPHSVGDLLKSALTRLDAPCNVYGFVDDPAAVAERIIACGASVLVGLPGQMLALARDQEAALRSRISAVLLSGEHAPPWLTRDIATRLGCEVFVHFGLTETGLGGGVECRAHHGLHLREADLLFEIVDPQTRTPVPDGEAGEIVITTLRRRGMPLIRYATGDAGLLLGRDCPCGSRVQRLLPLGARIHDYPVSPGLHLSMHHVDEAVFRAEGVSACHATLHVSAWPDTPDSLALTLAATSPSSKNIDTLETDVRTSLLDSPDIGPLLQDGSLHATIAWTSAAKCLALSGPKRMLTTRTIMEPQPCPN; this comes from the coding sequence ATGATACCGCGCACGCCGCTCGATTCGTGGATTGCCTCCCAGACCCACCGAAGCGACAGGCTCGACCCCGACCTGCTGCGCAACTATCAGTTGCGAGCCCTGAACGAGACCATCGCCTGGGCCGTAGGCAAGAGTCCCTTTTACCGGGAACGGCTCGATACGTTTTCCGAATCCGGGCTGGGCTCGCTGGACGATCTGTCAGGCCTCCCGATCATGGACGCCCGAGACCTCGGAACCCAGTCGCTGCGCATACTCTGCATCTCCCAGGGCGATGTGGAGCGGGTGGTCACCCTGCGCACCTCCGGTTCCACGGCCGAGCCCAAACGAGTCTTCTTCACCGCCGAGGACATCGAACACACCAAGAACTTCTTTGCCGTAGGCATGTCGCAGATGGTCGCGCCTGGTGATACGCTTCTCGTGCTCATGCCAGGAGCCGCGCCTCATTCCGTGGGCGACCTGCTCAAAAGCGCACTCACCAGACTGGACGCGCCGTGCAATGTGTACGGTTTCGTGGACGACCCCGCCGCCGTGGCAGAACGAATCATAGCATGCGGTGCGAGTGTTCTGGTCGGTCTCCCCGGCCAGATGCTGGCCCTCGCTCGAGATCAGGAGGCGGCGTTGCGTAGCCGGATATCCGCCGTGCTGCTCTCCGGTGAGCATGCCCCCCCGTGGCTCACCCGCGACATCGCCACGCGCCTCGGCTGCGAGGTGTTTGTCCACTTCGGGCTCACCGAAACCGGACTCGGCGGCGGCGTGGAGTGTCGCGCCCATCACGGACTGCACCTGCGCGAAGCCGATTTGCTTTTCGAAATCGTGGACCCGCAAACAAGAACGCCGGTGCCCGACGGCGAGGCCGGAGAGATCGTAATCACCACACTGCGCCGGCGCGGAATGCCGCTCATACGGTATGCGACCGGGGACGCGGGCCTGCTCCTGGGCCGGGACTGCCCGTGCGGCAGCCGCGTGCAACGTCTTCTGCCCTTGGGTGCGCGCATACATGACTACCCTGTTTCCCCGGGCCTGCATCTGTCCATGCATCATGTGGACGAGGCCGTTTTCCGTGCGGAAGGCGTCAGCGCCTGCCATGCCACGCTGCATGTTTCAGCCTGGCCGGACACACCGGACAGTCTGGCCCTCACCCTTGCCGCCACCAGCCCTTCGTCCAAAAATATTGACACCCTCGAAACTGATGTTCGTACATCCTTGCTCGATTCGCCGGATATCGGCCCCCTTCTTCAGGACGGTAGTCTCCATGCGACCATTGCCTGGACTTCGGCAGCCAAATGCCTGGCCCTTTCTGGCCCCAAGCGAATGTTGACCACGCGCACCATTATGGAGCCCCAGCCATGCCCCAACTGA
- a CDS encoding XdhC family aldehyde oxidoreductase maturation factor, with translation MPQLMQRIADLLKHGETIALATILQQDGSTPRTAGARMLIMSDGTSEGTIGGGLAEAMAQRRGQQMLASEDGVHAHILDVDMSSKKPTDMDMICGGCLEILVEVLTPDPETAAVFAAGSEAVRSGRTTYFATHLPGGGRRPDHCVVLPGSESDAPDACAAQAPDSASVSIIVDAAKGGPWVVTQPDAGGARWLVETLNPPDMVYLFGAGHVALATAAVAAQADFHVTVLDDRDEFANQERYPNAHRVIVLDSFADVFQSPELRRDRIGPSSYIVIVTRGHSHDGSVLRQALDTEAGYIGMIGSRSKREAVYRNMREAGYTDADLGRVHSPIGLEIGAQTPGEIAVSIVAELVQHRRLGGR, from the coding sequence ATGCCCCAACTGATGCAACGCATCGCCGATCTTCTCAAACACGGCGAAACCATAGCCCTGGCAACGATCCTTCAGCAGGACGGCTCCACCCCGCGTACTGCCGGCGCTCGAATGCTCATCATGTCCGACGGAACGTCGGAAGGCACCATCGGCGGCGGGCTTGCCGAGGCCATGGCCCAGCGCCGGGGGCAGCAAATGCTCGCCTCCGAGGATGGCGTCCATGCGCATATTCTCGATGTGGACATGTCCAGCAAGAAGCCCACGGACATGGACATGATTTGCGGCGGATGCCTGGAAATTCTGGTGGAGGTGCTCACGCCCGACCCGGAGACGGCCGCCGTGTTCGCAGCAGGATCCGAGGCCGTCAGAAGCGGGCGGACCACGTATTTCGCCACGCACCTTCCAGGCGGCGGACGCCGTCCCGATCACTGCGTCGTACTTCCAGGTTCCGAGTCCGATGCTCCCGACGCATGCGCGGCCCAGGCTCCAGACAGCGCATCCGTATCCATTATTGTGGACGCAGCAAAGGGTGGACCCTGGGTGGTGACGCAACCTGACGCGGGCGGCGCGCGATGGCTGGTGGAGACTCTCAACCCGCCGGACATGGTTTATCTGTTCGGCGCTGGCCACGTGGCGCTGGCTACGGCCGCAGTCGCGGCACAGGCCGATTTTCATGTGACGGTCCTGGACGACCGCGACGAGTTCGCCAATCAAGAGCGCTACCCGAACGCGCATCGCGTCATCGTGCTGGATTCCTTCGCCGACGTCTTCCAGTCGCCGGAGCTGAGGCGGGACCGCATCGGCCCCAGCAGCTATATTGTCATCGTCACGCGGGGGCACAGCCATGACGGCTCGGTTCTGCGTCAGGCTCTGGACACGGAGGCCGGCTACATCGGCATGATCGGCAGCCGTTCGAAACGCGAAGCTGTGTACCGGAACATGCGCGAAGCAGGTTACACCGATGCGGACCTGGGGCGTGTGCACAGCCCCATCGGCCTGGAGATCGGCGCACA